The proteins below are encoded in one region of Belonocnema kinseyi isolate 2016_QV_RU_SX_M_011 chromosome 1, B_treatae_v1, whole genome shotgun sequence:
- the LOC117167533 gene encoding thioredoxin-2-like, with the protein MVLEVKDAAHLKTQLTEAGDKLVVIDFFATWCGPCKIIGPKLQELSEEFPDVVFLKVDVDENEDIATEYEISSMPTFVFIKNCTKVDSFSGANSDKIKTTILKLK; encoded by the exons ATGGTTCTCGAAGTTAAAGATGCG GCACATCTAAAGACTCAGCTTACTGAGGCTGGAGACAAACTTGTGGTCATCGACTTCTTTGCAACATGGTGCGGGCCTTGCAAAATTATTGGACCAAAACTCCAAGAACTTTCCGag GAATTCCCGGACGTTGTTTTCTTGAAGGTTGACGTTGACGAAAACGAGGACATCGCTACTGAATATGAAATTTCCAGTATGCCTACCTTCGTTTTCATCAAGAATTGCACAAAG gtggATTCCTTTTCGGGAGCCAACTCCGACAAAATCAAGACGACCATTCTGAAACTTAAGTAG